One segment of Brassica napus cultivar Da-Ae chromosome C3, Da-Ae, whole genome shotgun sequence DNA contains the following:
- the LOC125583324 gene encoding uncharacterized protein LOC125583324 translates to MANIEKLQFPALKVTGENYVRWVTNVKPYLVIKKISEAIKVGNKSPPEHIAEAIIFLKKHLDENLTHDYGDVEDPAVLWLALKDRFDNQKEINLPHALEEWKTLRFQDFQRVRDYNSTILRIVAQLKYCGNPVTEAEMLDKTYNTFHKEHNVLSRIYRKCGYTKFSELMVTLMLAEKNDELLIKNHNSRPTGAKAFPEVNATAVEYSGRRNHTNRGRGRRFNNKRGKPYYPKSIRSNKWVRSEQPHKGKETEEDTTKKSETVCYRCGCKGHWSRTCRTPPHLCKLYQESIKGKAKEVNLTENVEGTSYLESSDFANELD, encoded by the coding sequence atggcaaacatcgagaaacttcagttcCCGGCTCTAAAAGTAACCGGCGAAAActatgtcagatgggtcacaaatgtgaaaccttatcttgtaataaaaaagatatctGAAGCTATaaaagtcggtaacaaatcgccacccgagcatatagccgaggcgataatcttcctgaagaagcacttagatgagaatctaactcacgactatggagacgttgaggacccagcTGTACTATGGCTAGCCTTGAAAGACAGattcgataatcaaaaggaaatcaatctccctcacgctcttgaagagtggaaaaccctgaggtttcaggatttccaaagggttagagattacaattccactatcttgaggatagttgcacaattaaaatattgtggtaaccctgtcaccgaagcagaaatgcttgacaagacatacaataccttccacaaagaacacaacgtcttatcccgaatttacagaaaatgtgggtacaccaaattttctgaattgatggtaacactcatgttggctgaaaagaacgatgagttactaatcaaaaaccataattcccgacccacgggagccaaggcatttcccgaagtgaatgctacggcggtagaatattcgggaaggagaaaccataccaatcgaggtcgtggtcggcgtttcaacaacaaacgtggaaagccttactatcctaaaagtattagatctaacaaatgggttagatctgaacaacctcataaaggcaaagaaaccgaagaggataccacaaagaaaagtgagactgtatgttacagatgtggatgtaaaggacattggtcccgtacctgtcgtactcccccacatttgtgcaagttatatcaagaatccataaaaggaaaggctaaagaggtgaacctcacggaaaacgttgaagggacctcataccttgaatcctctgatttcgcaaatgagctggactag